The following coding sequences are from one Paenibacillus tundrae window:
- a CDS encoding AGE family epimerase/isomerase — translation MIQLQSEITEHWEQKILPFWSSLKDTTNGGFYGWVGNDLQVDRQAPKGGIATARQLWSFAAAYRVTGQDIWRDHAEHAYRFLADHVIDPEHGGMYWMVDAVGNPLDTSKHVYTQSFGVYALSEYYRATGDNSALDLSKTLFSLIETKGLHADIPAYREQFDRFWNEQPNEMLSENGVIADYTMNTHIHVLEAYTTLYRVWPDAQVKAALERLLAILYERVYDQDTKFLGVFFNKQWESIIDLRSFGHDIEASWLIDDALNVLGLEQHPAYARMVTDIAYNISNIAVQADGSLMNEQEGEHVDETRIWWVQAEAMVGFYNAYQRTGDPQFLERAERLWAYTKEHIVDHRAGGEWHWSVDGNGTPDQHEVAGPWKCPYHNSRFCIELIERMG, via the coding sequence ATGATTCAGCTTCAATCCGAGATAACGGAGCATTGGGAACAGAAGATTCTACCTTTCTGGTCTAGTCTGAAGGATACAACGAACGGTGGGTTCTACGGTTGGGTGGGTAACGACCTTCAAGTCGATCGTCAGGCACCGAAGGGCGGGATTGCTACGGCACGGCAGCTCTGGTCGTTTGCCGCAGCCTATCGTGTAACCGGTCAAGACATCTGGCGCGATCACGCCGAACACGCTTATCGTTTTCTCGCAGACCATGTGATAGATCCGGAGCATGGCGGGATGTATTGGATGGTTGATGCTGTAGGAAATCCACTGGACACAAGCAAACATGTCTATACGCAATCGTTCGGTGTGTACGCATTGAGTGAGTACTACCGAGCAACCGGAGATAATTCAGCACTGGATCTTTCGAAAACGCTTTTTTCCCTAATTGAGACGAAGGGATTGCACGCAGATATACCTGCCTACAGGGAACAATTCGATCGATTTTGGAATGAACAACCGAATGAAATGTTAAGCGAAAACGGGGTCATTGCGGATTATACGATGAATACACATATCCATGTGTTAGAAGCCTATACCACCCTCTATAGGGTGTGGCCGGATGCACAAGTGAAGGCGGCGTTGGAGCGCCTGCTCGCTATTTTGTATGAACGTGTATATGACCAGGATACGAAGTTTCTCGGTGTATTTTTCAACAAACAGTGGGAATCCATCATTGACCTACGCTCGTTCGGACACGACATTGAAGCAAGCTGGCTGATTGACGATGCCCTGAACGTGCTGGGACTTGAACAACATCCCGCATATGCGCGGATGGTTACCGATATCGCCTACAATATCTCGAACATCGCTGTGCAAGCGGATGGCTCACTGATGAATGAACAAGAGGGCGAGCATGTCGATGAGACGCGGATCTGGTGGGTTCAGGCCGAAGCGATGGTTGGTTTCTATAACGCATATCAGCGCACGGGTGATCCACAGTTTCTAGAGAGAGCCGAGCGGCTGTGGGCCTACACCAAAGAACACATTGTTGACCATCGCGCAGGTGGGGAATGGCACTGGTCGGTTGACGGAAACGGCACACCCGATCAGCACGAGGTTGCTGGGCCATGGAAATGCCCGTATCACAACAGCCGATTTTGCATTGAACTAATTGAGAGGATGGGATAA